The following proteins come from a genomic window of Triticum aestivum cultivar Chinese Spring chromosome 6A, IWGSC CS RefSeq v2.1, whole genome shotgun sequence:
- the LOC123131171 gene encoding uncharacterized protein, which produces MLTSLRIPHCLNRLKVLLVLSCPLLQDMTLDCGVPALHYRGSLIPMEFAAPLELRKLSIELLPCHSALGFIFNELPATLPRLEMLSLSCTQLEGVDSVSRLSKFRSLHHLILNWTISDSARGTTDILDLGCLLEAAPSMEKLELHMVTDHFLHKRYRQEDGELRSLPSCPHSHLSLVHISGFIGEKDQLELALHIIHNATVLEALKIDPWPRTANPVRARVKSENRLANGRSVALEFLCKDDHRSVVSVLEDVGE; this is translated from the exons ATGCTTACCAGTTTAAGGATTCCACATTGCCTGAATCGCCTTAAGGTTTTGCTTGTTCTGAGTTGCCCGCTACTTCAAGACATGACGTTAGATTGTGGAGTGCCAGCACTCCACTATAGAGGCTCATTGATACCAATGGAGTTTGCTGCACCTTTGGAGCTAAGGAAACTATCGATTGAGTTATTACCTTGCCATTCTGCTCTAGGATTCATCTTCAATGAACTCCCAGCAACTCTCCCACGTCTTGAGATGCTCTCATTAAGTTGCACACAACTTGAG GGGGTTGATTCAGTGAGCAGGCTTTCCAAATTTCGTTCTCTGCATCATTTGATATTAAACTGGACTATTTCTGACTCTGCACGCGGGACAACTGATATCCTCGACCTTGGTTGTCTCCTAGAGGCTGCCCCTTCCATGGAGAAACTAGAATTGCAT ATGGTAACGGACCATTTCCTACACAAGCGGTACCGTCAAGAAGACGGCGAGCTGAGGAGTCTCCCTTCATGCCCGCACTCACATCTCAGTTTGGTGCATATAAGCGGATTCATCGGCGAGAAAGATCAACTGGAGCTGGCGCTTCATATTATCCACAATGCTACTGTTCTCGAAGCATTGAAGATTGATCCATGGCCGAGAACAGCTAACCCTGTACGAGCGCGCGTCAAGTCGGAAAACCGTCTTGCCAATGGTCGGAGTGTTGCATTGGAATTTCTTTGCAAAGATGACCACCGCAGTGTCGTCAGCGTACTTGAAGATGTGGGGGAGTAG